One Methylobacterium oryzae DNA window includes the following coding sequences:
- a CDS encoding tautomerase family protein yields MPYLQLDVIGPHSMASKKRLAAQMSQTYAEMMSVDIRRISVAIRELGEGGVWRIPEAGGEPVPVSVMMLDIRKGRPAELRMEVAKALCAHCVEILGLSEDRLNVEFTQHSGDEMYHPTLGGYSPDWSPDER; encoded by the coding sequence ATGCCGTACCTTCAACTCGACGTCATCGGCCCGCATTCCATGGCCTCCAAGAAGCGCCTCGCGGCGCAGATGAGCCAGACCTATGCGGAGATGATGTCGGTCGACATCAGGCGGATCAGCGTCGCCATCCGCGAACTCGGCGAGGGTGGCGTGTGGCGGATACCCGAAGCCGGTGGCGAGCCGGTGCCGGTCTCCGTGATGATGCTGGACATCCGCAAGGGACGCCCGGCCGAGCTGCGGATGGAGGTCGCCAAGGCGCTGTGCGCCCACTGCGTCGAGATCCTCGGGCTGAGCGAGGATCGCCTCAACGTGGAGTTCACGCAGCATTCCGGCGACGAGATGTATCATCCGACCCTCGGGGGCTACAGCCCCGATTGGTCGCCGGATGAGCGGTAA
- a CDS encoding tautomerase family protein, with protein sequence MPLARIDLAKGKSAEYRRTIGEVVYDAMLEALNVPKDDRFQVINEHEPENFVIDPSYLGIHRTGDCIVIQLTLNAGRGVEQKRSFYKAVADGLHERLGLRREDVFISLVEVAKENWSFGNGEAQYAS encoded by the coding sequence ATGCCACTCGCCCGGATCGATCTCGCCAAGGGCAAGTCCGCCGAGTACCGCCGAACGATTGGCGAGGTCGTCTACGACGCCATGCTCGAAGCCCTGAACGTGCCCAAGGACGACCGCTTCCAGGTCATCAATGAGCACGAGCCGGAGAACTTCGTCATCGACCCGAGCTACCTTGGCATCCACCGGACGGGCGACTGCATCGTCATCCAGCTCACCCTCAATGCGGGGCGCGGGGTCGAGCAGAAGCGGAGCTTCTACAAGGCGGTGGCGGATGGCCTACACGAGCGCCTGGGTCTGCGCCGCGAGGACGTGTTCATCAGCCTCGTCGAGGTCGCCAAGGAGAACTGGTCCTTCGGCAACGGCGAGGCTCAGTACGCGAGTTGA
- a CDS encoding tautomerase family protein — MPTYTVRTANLSLDDDQRQRIASAITETHSGSTGAPGYFAQIFFDAAPEAAHFVGGRPNPIPHVYVHGLIRAGRTADQKRSLLEGIRDRVHDIAGVGAEDIWVYVQEIAAEQMIEFGRILPEPGREAEWREGFSPEKIEDFRRAGVAI; from the coding sequence ATGCCGACCTACACCGTCAGGACCGCTAACCTCAGCCTCGACGACGACCAGCGGCAGCGGATCGCCAGCGCGATTACGGAGACTCACAGCGGCAGCACCGGAGCGCCGGGGTACTTCGCGCAGATCTTCTTCGACGCTGCGCCTGAAGCGGCACACTTCGTCGGCGGTCGGCCGAACCCCATTCCCCACGTCTACGTGCACGGCCTGATCCGTGCCGGTCGCACCGCGGACCAGAAGCGCAGTCTGCTGGAGGGTATCAGAGACCGCGTCCACGACATCGCGGGGGTGGGGGCCGAAGACATCTGGGTCTATGTGCAGGAGATTGCGGCCGAGCAGATGATCGAATTCGGCCGCATCCTTCCCGAGCCGGGGCGCGAGGCCGAATGGCGAGAGGGCTTCTCGCCGGAGAAGATCGAGGACTTCCGGCGCGCCGGAGTAGCGATCTAA
- a CDS encoding MarR family winged helix-turn-helix transcriptional regulator: MTTSEPCHCNLLRKAARRVSAIYDQELAGSGLRITQYALLAEIERSGPISITHLAAIMVMERNGLGHTLRLLERDGLLVTVTGKDRRSRTVTLTELGQRRLADLHHRWQQAQRRVEATGLMNAIRQPLASFVARDITVW; the protein is encoded by the coding sequence ATGACGACGAGCGAGCCTTGCCACTGCAACCTGCTACGCAAGGCAGCCCGGCGGGTCTCGGCCATCTACGATCAGGAATTGGCGGGCAGCGGATTGCGCATCACGCAGTACGCCCTGTTGGCCGAGATTGAGCGGTCGGGCCCCATCTCGATCACCCATCTCGCCGCCATCATGGTTATGGAGCGCAACGGGCTCGGCCACACCTTGCGGCTGTTGGAGAGGGATGGCCTTCTCGTGACCGTCACGGGCAAGGACCGGCGAAGCCGCACAGTGACTTTGACGGAGCTGGGCCAACGGCGGCTGGCTGACCTACATCATCGCTGGCAACAGGCTCAACGGCGGGTCGAAGCCACGGGCTTGATGAATGCCATCCGACAGCCGCTCGCATCGTTCGTAGCGCGGGACATCACGGTCTGGTAG
- a CDS encoding EamA family transporter yields MHYLAWAVLGMVGYSTVTLMVKLATRTGDLNAFAVLAIATSMVAVAAVLNAWLGGSFAGKTGADFLKPGALYAYAAGTALTVAVGSLFKGLSLGPASIVVPVYGMFIVGGAVLGVLVLGEPMTAKRALGMLLAIAGVLLVAT; encoded by the coding sequence ATGCACTACCTGGCCTGGGCCGTTCTCGGGATGGTCGGCTACTCGACCGTCACACTGATGGTGAAACTCGCGACCCGCACGGGCGACCTGAACGCCTTCGCGGTCCTGGCCATCGCCACGTCGATGGTCGCCGTCGCCGCCGTGCTGAACGCCTGGCTCGGTGGCTCCTTCGCCGGGAAGACGGGCGCAGACTTCCTGAAGCCCGGCGCCTTGTACGCCTACGCGGCGGGTACCGCGCTGACTGTCGCTGTCGGGTCCCTTTTCAAGGGCCTTTCGCTCGGGCCGGCGAGCATCGTCGTGCCGGTCTACGGCATGTTCATCGTCGGCGGTGCAGTCCTCGGGGTGCTGGTCCTCGGCGAACCGATGACGGCCAAGCGCGCCCTGGGGATGCTGCTTGCGATCGCGGGCGTGCTGCTGGTGGCGACATAG